A window of Xenopus laevis strain J_2021 chromosome 1L, Xenopus_laevis_v10.1, whole genome shotgun sequence genomic DNA:
GTTTACTAAACATTTCACAGTCTTTATCCAAAGTAACCCAGCAacaataaaatcactgaaaatataaaagaatggTGACTTTATTCATTCACAGTATTCTAACAGAGTCTAACAGAGCTCTGGGTTCAATTTCCTTGATAAATGTCATATCAGTTCCTGTAGTATTTGGCTACCATTCCACTCTACCCACTTTTCTTTGTTTGGAGCTCTCCCATTTTCTACCCCTTCCCTTTTCCCTCCTGCTCTTCCATTGTGTACTATTGCTTTTCTTTCTGCTGCACTATTCTGTAGTTTCtatccttttttctctctcttctgtTCTATTCTCTCTCTTTAAGGATTTACAGCCACAGTGGCTTCCACTTCCAGGATATAGATAAGCTAGAGACAAATGGGACAACAGCACAATCTACAGCAGTGCTTTTTTGAAACTATGGCTAAATAGCTGATACATCATAcatgtgtatttgtatatgtgtaaCATGTTATATACTAAGCAGGCAAAATATTAGTTCTTAAAGTTGGCACAAAAAAATCTGCTGTGAAGGAAAGTTACTTATATACAATAGTCTTACTCATGTATTTGCATACTAATTCTTGGTTTTGATGTTACAGGTAAGATGCTTTTGCCATGGGCCACCTTCTTGAAATTGAACATTTTTGTTCTCCTTTCTTTTGCCTATAAACTTCCAGCTCCAGACAATGGAGATTTGGCTTTGCCGAATGATGAAACCTTGCAAGAGCAAGCTAAGGGGGCATATGAGGGCAAAATGGGACTACAATATTCTAGATTATTGCGTAAGAAAAGGGAAAATGCTAATAATTCTATAGATTCTGGGCTGGAGAATAGCAGCACACCGATTTCACAGACGTCTGTGACCATCAAACCCACATCATTATCAGAGGAATCCACTGAAGCAGACATGCTTGTGACCCACTCAGAATCAAGTCTAGATCAAAGTGAAACTCATAGCATGTCACCTGATCAAGACACAACTCAGACAGAACTTATTCACAAGTCTACAGGTTCTCCAGATAATATTTATCTCCTAAATTCCACAGACTCTCCAGATGTAACGTTTAGCACCACTGAAGACATTGAGGGAACTACTAACTCTGATCACATTCACACAGCAACCATTCATTCAACTACCCATTCCAAGAATGACACAGGCCATGTGAATGAAGATAATACATTTAGTCCACCTTCGCAATTTTCTACAAAATCACTATTTGAATCCATAGTGACATCAACTCATCACCCTAAAAAAACAGATGATACCACCAAACAGAAACCAGATGATTCCACTTTGTCTTCCAAAACTAAGGTTGTGACATTCATACAAACGTCTGCAGAATACTCGCCTCCTGTACATTCCCTCATGAGGCAATGCATGTTGGCTATCTTGATTTTGGCAGTTCTATGCACAATCTTTATCATATCTACTATTGCGCTTGCTGCTAAACTTTCTAGAGTTAAGAGCCGCTACAAGATGCGCCAGCCAAACTTCACAGAGATGACCTGCATCACTTCACTCCTACCAGAAAGTGACCAACAAAGTAAAGTGAAGCCAAAGAGGATGAAGACCTTTGCTGCCAATGTAGAAGAGAGTGATGGAGATAATACAACTCTCAACAGCTTCTTGCCTGACCACTAGAACAATCTGCTAAGAGGACTTTAATGAAGCAAGTTAGCAAGTCCTAACTATGAATTCCCCTTGCTCTTTTGTCTTGCAGAATGTCTAAACATGACCTTTCCTTGTTCTTCCTTTCTTGTCAAATATCAAAACATAGAAAGAGTATGGGATACCCAGGCT
This region includes:
- the LOC108715593 gene encoding P-selectin glycoprotein ligand 1; amino-acid sequence: MLLPWATFLKLNIFVLLSFAYKLPAPDNGDLALPNDETLQEQAKGAYEGKMGLQYSRLLRKKRENANNSIDSGLENSSTPISQTSVTIKPTSLSEESTEADMLVTHSESSLDQSETHSMSPDQDTTQTELIHKSTGSPDNIYLLNSTDSPDVTFSTTEDIEGTTNSDHIHTATIHSTTHSKNDTGHVNEDNTFSPPSQFSTKSLFESIVTSTHHPKKTDDTTKQKPDDSTLSSKTKVVTFIQTSAEYSPPVHSLMRQCMLAILILAVLCTIFIISTIALAAKLSRVKSRYKMRQPNFTEMTCITSLLPESDQQSKVKPKRMKTFAANVEESDGDNTTLNSFLPDH